Part of the Allofrancisella frigidaquae genome is shown below.
CACAAAGGTTTTATAATATTTGATACACCTGGAATTATGTTCCCAAGTCCTAAAAATGAGGCTAGTGGATTTAGAATCGCAAGTATAGGGTCTATTAGAGATACAGCTATGGACTATGAGTCAACAGCTTGTTTTTTGATAGATTTTTTACTTAAGAATAGCCCTAAAGCTTTCCTTTACCGTCATGACGGTATCGAGACAGACCAAAAACACCCTCTAGAAATATTAAAAGAAATCGCTAATACTAAAACTAACTTAAATATTAAGCAAGCTGCTAAAAATATAGTTCATGATTATAGAAACGGACATTTCGGTAGATTATCCCTTGAGAATCCTGAAACAGCTATACTTGAAAAAGAGCAGCTACAACTAAAACCATAAGATATTATAAATTAACCCTTAAATGTAATATCAAGCTATTATATAATTTAGTAAGTAAATTAATTTGTAACTTGTATTTATGTTTAACAAAGATGATTCCACTAAAGTGCCAAAAAAAATAGGGCCTATAATATTAACAAAAAAAAATATCATCAGAGTCTTTATTGCTATAGGGCTTATATTAGTTTTTATTAGTGGGCTTAACAGGTATTTTAGCTATAAGCATCAAGTTTTTTTAGAACAATATTCTACAGCTATAGCTGATATACAAAACAAAAATGAACAAGGATATAACCAAGCATATAAAATTTTTAAAAAATTAGCTGACTCTGATAAAGCAACAATTAAAGATTACTATTATTTAGGATACATGTATCAGTATGGGTTAGCCACAAACGAAGATTATTTCCAAGCGTATAAGTATTACCAAAAAGCCATTGATGATAAAAATCCTGAAGTTTACTATCAGCTAGCTATCTTATATAAAGATGGGCAAGGTGTTAATAAAAACGATGAAAAAGCTATTAGTTATTTTACAAAAGCGTATAACTTAGGTGATACAAAAGCATTAATACCTTTAGATAAATTGCTCGAATCTAATCAAAAGCTTATTCCCAAGGTAGAACCTAAGCTTTTATTTGAGACCTACTTAGCATATAAAGATGGTAAAATTCTAAAGACTAACAGTAGCAACCTAAAAGACAAATTTTTACTTGCTGCTATTTCTAAAGGCTATGAACCAGCTTTAGCTATTCAAGCTGAAGATCTTGCTAGAAATGGGGACAGTAATCAAGCTTTAACACTATGGAAAACTTTACTTTACAGCTCTAATCCTAAAATCTCTGCGTTAGCAAAGTCAAAAATACCAGAACTTCAGAATGTAATTCAAAAGCGTAATAAAGAAGAAGTTCTTATAAAAAGGTCTTTACAAAAAAAGCAATTTATAGAAGATTTATTAAAAAAAAGAGCCATTCAGAAACACATAAAGTACAAAAGACAAGTTGGTTTATCTATACCAAAAAGACAAATTGAAAACCTAACCGGTTTAATGTACCTAAATTTATCTAACATAAACAAAGATTTCTTAGTAAACTTTCATAAAGAGATTGCTGATATATATTTTAATAGTAGTCTTCTACCCAGCCCAACTAATTTGGATATAAGTTACACAAATAAACTCTTAGAATTAGCAAAGCTTAAGCATAATAAGTCTTCTCTATGGTTTAACTTCGATAACCAAACTGATGATAACAAATATGAAGGTTTAGTTTATTACTTCTATAATGATAAAAATCAATACTCCCAAGACTTACTTAATATGATAATTATGCAAAAGCCCAAACCGTCTTCACTAATACCTAATATTAGTACTTTTGCGTTAAATAATAGACCCATACCTGATCCAATAACGTCTACTCCTACCTTAAATCCTGAAAATATCAAAAGGCCAATAGAACTATCACATGAAGAAAAAATCCAAAGAATGGCGATATTTGCTCAAAAAGGAGATTACAAAGAATTTAATAAATTAGAAGAAGCTGCTGATGCTGGGGATGTATACGCTATTTATTACATTGGTAAATATTATTATGAAGAAAAAGAATATACTGAAGCTTTAAAATATTTTAATAAAGCTGCTGACGCCGGCTTCGGTAAAGCATATTACGAATTAGCTAACATCCACTATAATGAAGAGCAAAATAGCGTCCCATATAATGAAGAAAAAGCTATTAAATACTACCAAAAAGCTGCTGAATTAGGGATACGTAACGCTAAAAGTATACTGATGCTAATTAAATCAAATAAATAACATTCTTGTATTAAATTTCTTGGTATTATACACAAAGTTAATATGCTGTTTAAGACATTGAATAAAATCAGCTTAAGTAGTAAGATTCTAAAAATTAATTTGAAAGCCTAAAAGGAAGTTAGATGCTGGATTTAACCCCAGACGAGTTTTATAACGAAATTACCAAAAAAAACATTGGTGTATATACTAAACAAGAACAGACTAAACTACAAAATAGTAAAATAATAATATTTGGTTTAGGTGGCGTTGGCGGTATGCAAGCAATATTATGTGCTAGAAGTGGTATAGGGCATATAAGTGGTGTTGATCCTGATATTTTTGAACTATCTAACATAAATCGTCAAATGATAGCCATGACTTCAACTATGGGTAAGTATAAAAGCCAATCAACTGAAGAATATCTAAAAGATATTAACCCTTTCCTTAGCACAAACTTTCATAACGTCAAAGTCACTGAAGAAAATGTTGATGAACTAATACAAGGTCATGATCTTGTGCTAGAAGCTCTTGATGATATGCCATCAAGAATAGTTGTCCACCGTGCTGCTAAAAAATTTGAAGTCCCTAGTATTTCGATGTCAGGAAGTCCCCCACATCGCGGATTTGTATCTTCATTTTTACCAAATGGTATATCATACGAGGATGCACTTAATATACCTACTAAAGGCAAATCAATGTCTGACCCTGAAGTAGCAAATTTTGTTTGTGACATAAAAAAGAAGAGAGCTCAATATTCTGTTACACAAGGAGCTCCACAACAGTGGGCGGATGATTTCTGTAGCGGTAAAGCTGGTTGGATAATCACCCCAATAAGAGCCAGTCTCATTGCTTCTTTTAGCTGTCATGAAGCTATACAGATATTAATAGGACAAAAACCACTAGCTGCTGCTCCTAAGGGTATATATATAGATATGGATAATCTAACAAACCCTGTTCAAGTAATAAATCCAGAATATGGTTTTTGGGAAGCATATAAAATATAGATAAAGGAATTAGCTCATGGAAAATATTGAAAAACAAATCTATGCAAGGAATATAGGTGTAATTACGGATCACGAACAAGCCAAATTAAAAAATTCTAAAGTTACTGTAATAGGTGCTGGTGGCGTTGGTGGTATTACATTAATAAGCTTAGCAAGGATGGGGTTTGGAAATATACAAGTTATAGATGGTGATGAGTTTGAGTACTCAAATATTAATCGACAAATGTTATCAGGTGTATCGCGTATCGGCAAAAATAAAGCTCAATGTGCCAAAGAAACGATACTAGATATCAACCCAAACATACATGTCTCTATTCGTCAAGAGATGATGACCGAAGATAATATAGAAGAAATCATAATTGGTTCTGATCTGGTAATAGATGCTACTGATAACCTTGTTAGTAGAGTGATTATTCACAGAGCCGCTCAGAAGCTAAAAATACATTCTATTTGGATAGCTGTAACTCCTCCTTTTAGAGGAGGTGTAATGGTTTTTTCTGATAGGACTCCTGCATATGAGCTTGTATTAAATCATCCATCGTATGGTAAAAAGCTAACAGAAGAAATAAAAAAAGAAATATCTGCTATTAAAGATAGACGTGCAAAAATTTCTGTAGAGCATGGAGCTCTTGCTGACTGGGCAGATTCATATATAAATGGTAATGCTCCATGGGCTGTTATCTGCCCTGTTGCAAATATTGTTGGTATTTGTGCTAGTTTTGAAGCCTTTAAAATAATCCTAAATCGTAAAACCCTAAAGCCAGTTTATGCTCCAAACCTGCTTAAGATAGATATGGCTAAAACTACTATGATAGAAGAAATAACCCCAGAAAATGGAACTTGGGATAATGCTGAACTCTAAAAAACTCTCTAAAATATTTGCTTTTGCGTTAATTTGCTTGCTATTTGTGTTTGTTACTTCACTTATAAGTAAGAATGCTAAAAACTCTAACTTGGTATCATCAGACTACTATATTAGTTATGGTACTCAAAAAATTCATTTAAAAGAAAAAAAACTTACTACAAAAAATACCAAAGACGTAATTATGCTTATAAACCCTTTGAGTATCCCATCTATAGTTGCTTTTGATGTTCCTAATCATTCCCTTATGGATTCACTAGCTGAGAGTGGCTATGATGTTTGGGCTATAGATTTTATTGGAGAGGGCAAATCCTCTTACCCTAAAATAATGCAAATAGATCCAGCACCAAAAGGCACTTATCCACTACAGGCAACTCAAGCAATAAAACAACTAGATAAAGCTATAGATTTTGTACTTAACAAAACCCAGCAAAAGAATATGGCTATATTAGGCTGGTCTTGGGGTTCTGTAGTTGCAGCTATGTATACAACTGAAAATCCACACAAAGTAAGCCATCTGGTTTTATATGGGTCAATGTATTCCTCTCGTCTAGAAAAGCCTATAGAACCAATGTTTATCCAACCATTTGCTGGTATAAATGATGAATTTAATGAAGAGTTGCCAGACTACCAAAATATACCTTGGCAAATGATTAAACATCACTGGCAAATGATGCTAAAAGATGATAAATCTATTGTTAGTGATCAAACTATAAATCAAGTTGGAAAAGCATATATCAACATAGATCCTGCTCCATACATTCCAGATAGTTTACGTCGTCCTATGGGTCCTATGAAAGATTTGTATTCTATATGGAACGGCAAACCAATATATGATATCTCAAAGCTAACAACTCCTACATTAGTTATTTATGGTGACCAAGATTTATTTGCTGATAAAGAGTTGTACAGCAAATTAACTAATGTAAAAATTAAACAGGAAGTAAAAATAAAACACGCAACACATTGGCTAATCTATGAAAAAGCCCGTGATCAATTTATTCAAACTATGTTAGATTTTTTAGATAAGAAATAATTATGAGCAAAATCAAAATACTCGACTGTACGTTACGTGAGGGAGAGCAATCACAAAACACTTGTTTTTCTGTAGTAGAGAAGATAACTATAGCTAACAAGCTTAAAGATTTTGGTGTAGATGTTATAGAAATTGGACATCCTGGAATATCTAAACAAGAAGAACTCAACTGTGCAAAAATAATTGAGAATGTTAAAGATATAGATATACTAGTCCACTCTCGAGCATTAGTAGAAGATGTAGAAGCTGCTGCTAAAACCAATGCTCAATGGATTGGTATCTGGACATCGTTTAATGATATATCCCTTTCAAGTAAGTTTAATAATAAATCTAGAGGCTGGATTAAAGGCCAAGTTAAAAAAACGGTAACGCTAGCAAAAGATTTTGGTTTCAAGATAAGATTTAGTATAGAAGATGCTTCTAGAACGCCTTTAGAACAAATTCTTAATTTAGCTACCACTGCCATACAAGCCGGAGCAGATAGAATCAGCCTAACAGATAGCGTTGGTGCTTGGCACCCTCAAGAATGCTACGATATAGTCAAAGCTGTGAAATCAAAACTTAATTGTGAGATAGAAGTACACCTTCATAATGATCTTGGATTAGCTCAAGCAAATGCTATATCGGCTATACAAGCTGGTGCAACAGTGATCGATACCTCTATACTAGGTATTGGTGAAAGAGCTGGCATATGTGACTTAATACCTTTAGCTAAATCTTTAGATAAGTTTTATGATGTGAAAAAGTTTAATTTTAAACTTAGTCAAGAGCTTGCAGATATGATATCAAGAGTTAGCTGTTTTAACATTGAGCCCCACCATCCTCTAGTTGGCAGAAACGTATTTACACATACTTCTAAATATCACGCGAAAGCTACAAAAAATAATCCAAAAGCATATGAAATAATAGATCCTAGTGAGTTTGGTGAGCAAAGAAAGATTATAGTAAATGAATTAAATAGAACAGAAACCCAAAGAATCAATGATAATTTAGAAGTAAAAATCCCTTTTATTAAAGGAGCATCTGAACTACTTCACCACCGTGATGGTGTCGGCGCTAGGTGGGTATTTATGGATAGTCGTATCGATCCTAGAAGCCAAATATACATTATAGAAAGAATATTTGACAAAGATTACTCTACCTCCTATGAATCTCATGTTGATTCACATGCTCATAATTGTGATAGTACATTTGTATTTATGGGGAACAATACTGATGGCACTGGACTAAAAGTAAGTGTTACATTTGGAGAGGACGCTCAAAAAACTACTAAAATAATACAAAGTCCAGCTTCTGTATATATCCCTGCTAATGTTTACCATAGCTACTCATACATATCAGGAACAGGGAGATTTTTAAATTTCGTATTATCTCCAAACTATAATCAAAGTATAGTAAATAGGACGGTTACAAACTAATTACAGGGATCTTTTAATGACTGGTATTATCAAAAACTCATACACCATATTAAATACGCCATATATAAAATCATGTACTTAATTTGTATATTTGTTTATCCCCACAACTATCAGAAATGATGTATAACAAAAGAGTAATTTATACTTATGAGCGACTATAATCAATTAAAATTAATCAGCTTAAATATTTTGAAAAAAATAAATAATAATTTAGGTTCTACAAATATAAAAAATACTTTTTATTCTCCACATTTAGATAAATACATTGTAAATGAGGGGATCATCTCAAAAAAAAGAAATTATACCATAGATGCTTTAACGTACGAAAATATAAATGAAATAAAGACAGAAAAGCTCTCTTTAATGAGAAACATAATTAGAAATTATATGAATGAACAAAATTTTCAAGGAATGAACATCGAACATAAAAGATTCTTCCTACGTAACAAAATAAGGTTTTTATCAGAAAAATATGGTTTAGGGAACTGTGAAGAACTGGCAACACAAGCATTTTTTATGTGGTGCATTAATTACTCAGAAATTTATAACGATGTATGTCTAGCTTTCTTCAAAGTATCGGAAAATTATTACAACACAAGTTTTAAACCAGAAGAGATAGATCACATTTTTGTAATTGTCGGACATAATGAGTATGGTGATAATTCAATAATCATAGACCCATGGTTGAATCAGATATTTACATTAAAAGAGTTTAAAACAAAAATGAAGTATAACATATTTAATGTGCCGTCTATGGATATAGAAATTAGAAAAAAATTTTCTATCAAAGACTTTGTTATATAACATATTTTTGACGCAGTAGCCACTCAGAGTTATAATTTAACTCCCAAAGTAACATATTTATAAAATACGATAAATTGGACTAATTCAATACTTTCTAACTGCTTCTACATCTTAATTATTCTCTTCGTAAACGCCCTCTTTCCAATGCTTTCTACATACAGAAAAATATTTGGTATCAATTTCTTTTAGAGAATCATCATCAATAACTATTGGGTTACCATGTTTTAATACTTTACCATTTTGAACTATCATATTAAAGCTTGCCTTTTTACCACAGTGACAAATTGTCTTAACTTCCTCTAAGGTATCAGCTATAGACAAAAGTAAAGCTGCTGTTTCGAAAGGTTGTCCTAAATAATTGGTACGCAAACCATAACAAATTACAGGAATCTCTAAATCATCTACGATTTCCGATAATTGCCATACTTGTTTAACTGTAAAAAAATGTATTTCATCTATTAATATACAATCAGTTTTTGTTTTTAAATTATACTGTCTTACAAACTCAAAAATATTATCTTTATCTGTAAGAGAATACGCATCTTGATCTATACCAATACGAGATTTAACCTTATTAAGACCAGCTCTTTTATCTATAGCAGACGTTAAAACCAGAGGATGCCTACCTCTATCTTCATAATTATAAGCGACTTTTAGTAGATCTAACGTCTTACCTGCATCCATAGATGAATATCTAAAATATAATTTTGCCATTAGTCTTTTCCTACATTCTAAACCTTTCTTATTATATTAATTCCATGACGAATAGGCAAAACTAATGTCTCAATATCTCTTCGTTGATTCACATACTTATTAAAATCATCTAAAGCTTTTGCTCTTTTATCTTGTGGATCTAAAACTTCTGCCCGCCATAAAATATCATCTACAATTATGATCCCTTTATCGGAAAGCTTATCTATTAAAATATCAAAATACTTTTGAGTTTGCTTTTTATCTGCATCTATAAATGCAACATCAATACAATTTGGCATACTTGACAATATTTCACTAGCATCTCCTTCTAAGTATTCAATATTTGGATATTTAGCAATAAACTTTTTAGCTACTTTCTCACCAGCTTGATTTGGTTTATCAATTGTATAAACTTTTAAATTTGGAGAAACTTCAGCCATTGCTATTGCTGACATACCTGTAAATGTACCAACATCAACACATATTTTAGCTTGGGTACTAAATACAAAAAACTGTAAAAGCTT
Proteins encoded:
- a CDS encoding HesA/MoeB/ThiF family protein, translating into MENIEKQIYARNIGVITDHEQAKLKNSKVTVIGAGGVGGITLISLARMGFGNIQVIDGDEFEYSNINRQMLSGVSRIGKNKAQCAKETILDINPNIHVSIRQEMMTEDNIEEIIIGSDLVIDATDNLVSRVIIHRAAQKLKIHSIWIAVTPPFRGGVMVFSDRTPAYELVLNHPSYGKKLTEEIKKEISAIKDRRAKISVEHGALADWADSYINGNAPWAVICPVANIVGICASFEAFKIILNRKTLKPVYAPNLLKIDMAKTTMIEEITPENGTWDNAEL
- a CDS encoding thymidine kinase gives rise to the protein MAKLYFRYSSMDAGKTLDLLKVAYNYEDRGRHPLVLTSAIDKRAGLNKVKSRIGIDQDAYSLTDKDNIFEFVRQYNLKTKTDCILIDEIHFFTVKQVWQLSEIVDDLEIPVICYGLRTNYLGQPFETAALLLSIADTLEEVKTICHCGKKASFNMIVQNGKVLKHGNPIVIDDDSLKEIDTKYFSVCRKHWKEGVYEENN
- a CDS encoding tetratricopeptide repeat protein → MFNKDDSTKVPKKIGPIILTKKNIIRVFIAIGLILVFISGLNRYFSYKHQVFLEQYSTAIADIQNKNEQGYNQAYKIFKKLADSDKATIKDYYYLGYMYQYGLATNEDYFQAYKYYQKAIDDKNPEVYYQLAILYKDGQGVNKNDEKAISYFTKAYNLGDTKALIPLDKLLESNQKLIPKVEPKLLFETYLAYKDGKILKTNSSNLKDKFLLAAISKGYEPALAIQAEDLARNGDSNQALTLWKTLLYSSNPKISALAKSKIPELQNVIQKRNKEEVLIKRSLQKKQFIEDLLKKRAIQKHIKYKRQVGLSIPKRQIENLTGLMYLNLSNINKDFLVNFHKEIADIYFNSSLLPSPTNLDISYTNKLLELAKLKHNKSSLWFNFDNQTDDNKYEGLVYYFYNDKNQYSQDLLNMIIMQKPKPSSLIPNISTFALNNRPIPDPITSTPTLNPENIKRPIELSHEEKIQRMAIFAQKGDYKEFNKLEEAADAGDVYAIYYIGKYYYEEKEYTEALKYFNKAADAGFGKAYYELANIHYNEEQNSVPYNEEKAIKYYQKAAELGIRNAKSILMLIKSNK
- a CDS encoding HesA/MoeB/ThiF family protein; the protein is MLDLTPDEFYNEITKKNIGVYTKQEQTKLQNSKIIIFGLGGVGGMQAILCARSGIGHISGVDPDIFELSNINRQMIAMTSTMGKYKSQSTEEYLKDINPFLSTNFHNVKVTEENVDELIQGHDLVLEALDDMPSRIVVHRAAKKFEVPSISMSGSPPHRGFVSSFLPNGISYEDALNIPTKGKSMSDPEVANFVCDIKKKRAQYSVTQGAPQQWADDFCSGKAGWIITPIRASLIASFSCHEAIQILIGQKPLAAAPKGIYIDMDNLTNPVQVINPEYGFWEAYKI
- a CDS encoding alpha/beta hydrolase — protein: MLNSKKLSKIFAFALICLLFVFVTSLISKNAKNSNLVSSDYYISYGTQKIHLKEKKLTTKNTKDVIMLINPLSIPSIVAFDVPNHSLMDSLAESGYDVWAIDFIGEGKSSYPKIMQIDPAPKGTYPLQATQAIKQLDKAIDFVLNKTQQKNMAILGWSWGSVVAAMYTTENPHKVSHLVLYGSMYSSRLEKPIEPMFIQPFAGINDEFNEELPDYQNIPWQMIKHHWQMMLKDDKSIVSDQTINQVGKAYINIDPAPYIPDSLRRPMGPMKDLYSIWNGKPIYDISKLTTPTLVIYGDQDLFADKELYSKLTNVKIKQEVKIKHATHWLIYEKARDQFIQTMLDFLDKK
- a CDS encoding homocitrate synthase/isopropylmalate synthase family protein, whose amino-acid sequence is MSKIKILDCTLREGEQSQNTCFSVVEKITIANKLKDFGVDVIEIGHPGISKQEELNCAKIIENVKDIDILVHSRALVEDVEAAAKTNAQWIGIWTSFNDISLSSKFNNKSRGWIKGQVKKTVTLAKDFGFKIRFSIEDASRTPLEQILNLATTAIQAGADRISLTDSVGAWHPQECYDIVKAVKSKLNCEIEVHLHNDLGLAQANAISAIQAGATVIDTSILGIGERAGICDLIPLAKSLDKFYDVKKFNFKLSQELADMISRVSCFNIEPHHPLVGRNVFTHTSKYHAKATKNNPKAYEIIDPSEFGEQRKIIVNELNRTETQRINDNLEVKIPFIKGASELLHHRDGVGARWVFMDSRIDPRSQIYIIERIFDKDYSTSYESHVDSHAHNCDSTFVFMGNNTDGTGLKVSVTFGEDAQKTTKIIQSPASVYIPANVYHSYSYISGTGRFLNFVLSPNYNQSIVNRTVTN
- a CDS encoding O-methyltransferase; protein product: MKQNLFAEDSIWQYCIEHTSNLSDNLKQLVSSTKENVHGAQMLSEKIVTKLLQFFVFSTQAKICVDVGTFTGMSAIAMAEVSPNLKVYTIDKPNQAGEKVAKKFIAKYPNIEYLEGDASEILSSMPNCIDVAFIDADKKQTQKYFDILIDKLSDKGIIIVDDILWRAEVLDPQDKRAKALDDFNKYVNQRRDIETLVLPIRHGINIIRKV